The following are encoded in a window of Fusarium oxysporum f. sp. lycopersici 4287 chromosome 5, whole genome shotgun sequence genomic DNA:
- a CDS encoding 60S acidic ribosomal protein P0 encodes MGGKSENKANYFDKLKGLLEAYNSIFIVEVDNVSSQQMHEIRQALRSKGVVLMGKNTMVRRALKTFIPDSPEYERLLPHVKGNVGFVFTNDDLKEVRDIILANKVAAPARAGALAPADVWVPAGNTGMEPGKTSFFQALGVPTKIARGTIEITTDLKLVEAGSKVGPSEATLLNMLNISPFTYGMGISQVYDQGQSFPPSVLDVGEEQLLKTLSQAIATIATISLALNFPTLPSVLHSVVNSYKKVLAVAISTEITWPEIEELKDRIANPDAYASAAPAAAASGGAAAPAEAEKKDESEEEDEDEEGFGGLFD; translated from the exons ATGGGGGGCAAGTCTGAGAACAAGGCCAACTAtttcgacaagctcaagggctTGCTCGAGGCCTAcaactccatcttcatcgttGAGGTTGACAATGTCAGCTCCCAGCAGATGCACGAGATCCGACAGGCTCTCCGAAGCAAGGGTGTTGTCCTCATGGGCAAGAACACCATG GTTCGCCGAGCCTTGAAGACCTTCATCCCCGACTCCCCCGAGTACGAGCGTCTCCTCCCCCACGTCAAGGGCAACGTTGGTTTCGTCTTCACCAACGACGACCTTAAGGAGGTCCGTGACATCATCCTCGCCAACAAGGTTGCTGCTCCTGCTCGTGCCGGTGCTCTCGCCCCTGCCGATGTCTGGGTTCCTGCTGGAAACACTGGTATGGAGCCTGGAAAGACCTCTTTCTTCCAGGCCCTCGGTGTCCCCACCAAGATTGCCCGTGGTACCATTGAAATCACCACTGATCTCAAGCTCGTTGAGGCCGGCTCCAAGGTCGGTCCCTCCGAGGCCACCCTGCTCAACATGCTTAACATCTCTCCCTTCACCTACGGTATGGGTATCTCTCAGGTCTACGACCAGGGCCAGTCTTTCCCTCCCAGCGTTCTCGACGTCGGTGAGGAGCAGCTCCTCAAGACTCTGTCTCAGGCTATTGCCACCATTGCCACCATCTCTCTGGCTCTGAACTTCCCTACCCTGCCTTCGGTTCTCCACTCCGTTGTCAACAGCTACAAGAAGGTTCTTGCTGTTGCCATCTCCACCGAGATCACCTGGCCCGAGattgaggagctcaaggaccGCATTGCCAACCCCGATGCTTATGCTTCCGCCGCTCCTGCCGCTGCCGCTTCTGGTGGCGCTGCCGCccctgctgaggctgagaagaaggatgagtccgaggaggaggacgaggacgaggagggcTTCGGCGGTCTCTT CGACTAA
- a CDS encoding DnaJ like subfamily A member 2 — MVKETKYYDTLGVAPTATEQELKKAYKVGALKYHPDKNAHNPDAEEKFKEISHAYEILSDSQKRQIYDQYGEAGLEGGAGGGGMAAEDLFAQFFGGGGFGGMGGMFGGGGMNRGPPKARTIHHTHKVTLEDIYRGKISKLALQRSIICPKCEGLGGKEGAVKRCTGCDGHGMKTMMRQMGPMIQRFQTVCPDCNGEGEIIKEKDRCKQCNGKKTTVDRKVLHVHVDKGVRSGTKVEFRGEGDQAPGVQAGDVVFEIEQKPHARFTRRDDDLLYNCDIELVTALAGGTIYIEHLDDRWLAIDILPGEAISQDAVKMVRGQGMPSPRHHDFGNMYIKFNVKFPEKNWTEDPEVFETLRKVLPPATQNAPPGDAMSEPASLEDLDNTTQNRVFGNSDGMMDEDDEDGHPGGERVQCASQ, encoded by the exons ATGGTCAAGGAAACCAAGTATTACGATACCTTGGGC GTTGCCCCTACTGCTACTGAGCAGGAACTGAAGAAGGCTTACAAGGTCGGAGCCCTCAAGTACCACCCTG ACAAGAACGCACACAACCCCGATGCCGAagagaagttcaaggaaATCTCTCACGCCTACGAAATTCTCTCCGACTCTCAGAAGCGACAGATCTACGATCAGTATGGTGAGGCCGGCCTCGAGGGAGGTGCCGGCGGTGGTGGAATGGCCGCTGAGGACCTGTTTGCTCAGTTcttcggtggtggtggtttcgGTGGCATGGGCGGCATGTTTGGCGGTGGTGGTATGAACCGTGGCCCCCCCAAGGCCCGCACCATCCACCACACCCACAAGGTTACCTTGGAAGATATCTACCGAGGTAAGATCTCGAAGCTTGCTCTCCAACGGTCGATTATTTGCCCCAAGTGTGAGGGTCTCGGTGGCAAGGAGGGTGCTGTCAAGCGATGCACTGGCTGTGACGGCCATGGcatgaagacgatgatgcgCCAAATGGGCCCCATGATCCAGCGCTTCCAGACTGTCTGCCCTGACTGCAACGGAGAGggcgagatcatcaaggagaaggatcGCTGCAAGCAGTgcaatggaaagaagacCACCGTCGACCGCAAGGTCCTCCACGTTCACGTCGACAAGGGTGTTCGCAGCGGCACCAAGGTTGAGTTCCGAGGTGAGGGTGACCAAGCGCCTGGCGTCCAGGCTGGCGACGTCGTTTTCGAGATTGAGCAGAAGCCCCATGCCCGCTTTACTCGCCGGGATGACGACCTTCTTTACAACTGCGACATTGAGCTTGTTACAGCTCTGGCTGGTGGTACCATCTACATCGAGCACCTCGACGACCGATGGCTTGCCATTGATATTCTTCCTGGCGAGGCTATTTCTCAAG ACGCTGTCAAGATGGTTCGCGGCCAAGGTATGCCTTCTCCCAGGCATCACGACTTCGGCAACATGTACATCAAGTTCAACGTGAAGTTCCCCGAGAAGAACTGGACCGAAGATCCCGAAGTTTTCGAGACCCTCCGCAAGGTTCTCCCACCCGCCACGCAAAACGCACCTCCCGGCGACGCCATGTCCGAACCCGCCAGTCTCGAGGATCTGGATAACACAACCCAGAACAGAGTATTTGGCAACTCCGACGGTATGAtggacgaagatgacgaggatggcCACCCCGGCGGTGAGCGTGTGCAGTGCGCCTCGCAGTAA
- a CDS encoding DnaJ like subfamily A member 2 has protein sequence MAAEDLFAQFFGGGGFGGMGGMFGGGGMNRGPPKARTIHHTHKVTLEDIYRGKISKLALQRSIICPKCEGLGGKEGAVKRCTGCDGHGMKTMMRQMGPMIQRFQTVCPDCNGEGEIIKEKDRCKQCNGKKTTVDRKVLHVHVDKGVRSGTKVEFRGEGDQAPGVQAGDVVFEIEQKPHARFTRRDDDLLYNCDIELVTALAGGTIYIEHLDDRWLAIDILPGEAISQDAVKMVRGQGMPSPRHHDFGNMYIKFNVKFPEKNWTEDPEVFETLRKVLPPATQNAPPGDAMSEPASLEDLDNTTQNRVFGNSDGMMDEDDEDGHPGGERVQCASQ, from the exons ATGGCCGCTGAGGACCTGTTTGCTCAGTTcttcggtggtggtggtttcgGTGGCATGGGCGGCATGTTTGGCGGTGGTGGTATGAACCGTGGCCCCCCCAAGGCCCGCACCATCCACCACACCCACAAGGTTACCTTGGAAGATATCTACCGAGGTAAGATCTCGAAGCTTGCTCTCCAACGGTCGATTATTTGCCCCAAGTGTGAGGGTCTCGGTGGCAAGGAGGGTGCTGTCAAGCGATGCACTGGCTGTGACGGCCATGGcatgaagacgatgatgcgCCAAATGGGCCCCATGATCCAGCGCTTCCAGACTGTCTGCCCTGACTGCAACGGAGAGggcgagatcatcaaggagaaggatcGCTGCAAGCAGTgcaatggaaagaagacCACCGTCGACCGCAAGGTCCTCCACGTTCACGTCGACAAGGGTGTTCGCAGCGGCACCAAGGTTGAGTTCCGAGGTGAGGGTGACCAAGCGCCTGGCGTCCAGGCTGGCGACGTCGTTTTCGAGATTGAGCAGAAGCCCCATGCCCGCTTTACTCGCCGGGATGACGACCTTCTTTACAACTGCGACATTGAGCTTGTTACAGCTCTGGCTGGTGGTACCATCTACATCGAGCACCTCGACGACCGATGGCTTGCCATTGATATTCTTCCTGGCGAGGCTATTTCTCAAG ACGCTGTCAAGATGGTTCGCGGCCAAGGTATGCCTTCTCCCAGGCATCACGACTTCGGCAACATGTACATCAAGTTCAACGTGAAGTTCCCCGAGAAGAACTGGACCGAAGATCCCGAAGTTTTCGAGACCCTCCGCAAGGTTCTCCCACCCGCCACGCAAAACGCACCTCCCGGCGACGCCATGTCCGAACCCGCCAGTCTCGAGGATCTGGATAACACAACCCAGAACAGAGTATTTGGCAACTCCGACGGTATGAtggacgaagatgacgaggatggcCACCCCGGCGGTGAGCGTGTGCAGTGCGCCTCGCAGTAA